The DNA window TCCCTTACATCATATAAATGAAGTTAAAAGTATCAAGTTTTATATACTTAACATCCATATAATCTATTagaacatataaaaaacttatattagataatatataaaaagtagaaaaatttacattcaaataattatttttttcccattacACCTGTGATTAAATACATACATTATCTCGAGCAACTTGCCAATCAATTAAGCTGGACATTTCTTGTGTGCAGTCTCTTTCATAATAGAACTGCAAATACTTGAGATTCCATGTGAAATTTTCAGTAGGGGTATAgactatatttttctttcataatacAGCTTCTTCAATGTTCTCCTTTTAATCCCGTGGTTCATAATTTTTCGATGTTATCTCTacgattttttaaaagttcagttttgttcttgattatCAGATAACTAGCAAGgactctctctccttttctctctcaaatatctaaaaaacaattaaaaaaaaaaactaaaacatgatTACGGACAACATTGAAACTTGTAAAAAACTACAGTTTGTAACAATGGAAAATTTCAAATGTATGGATAGAGATGGGATTTTGATGATGTAAGATTGAAGTGTACTCAGAAAGGAGATGTCTTCtctcatcgttttttttttttccagccaaTTGTTGAAAGAGAAATCTCAAGTACTTGTCCAACTCCCCCGGCCTGATTTACGTCTCCATTAAACAAGTTGTCCAGATAGGTTTCAGAAAAAAGAAGCAGCATCTGCATATTCCAGTGATGTAGAAATTGGTGCAATTGGGGATAAAATCGATGCCAATTTGATTACGACACAAAACCACTGTAGAAACAAAAGTAATTTCATCCCGTTtttccaagctttttttttttaatttttttattaaaaaaataaattaatattttttttaaatttgttcttcttatataattttaatatatccataaatatctaaaaaagcAAAGCTTTCTCGACATTCATTGTTTAacaacatattaattaattatatatttttttaaaattaatatttttagatttaatattattttaatataattttaaacaacaaCCACGCAACACCACCACTCGTGCAATCTAATTCAAATCTGTCCGTTTCAAACAATCCAAGTAGTGCATAGTTATCAAATTTGCAGAAACTTATACCATTATTTGCAAATAAAGATTCCTAGACAATGGTAATAAATAGTAaatgtgttatttattttttttttaaaaaaaatattttaattttattttttattttaaattaatttattttttatattttcaaattattttaatatactaattaaactattttaaaaaaataaaaaatattattttaatatatttctaaataaattactATCTGCTAAAAATCCCACAAGAGCATGAATAAATCTtccatgtttattttctttaagctTGATTTTTGGTGGGGTTTGTGGCGGGTGGTTTTCAAGGTGGTAGCGTCTTGTGGTGATGATGGGGCATCAAAGTGGGGGAGAAGTTTTTGCTGGAGGGGACGGCGGTGGTGGATGAGAATTGAGAAGGAGTCAGCGGCGAAAGAGCtgaataaataaagtaaaacgAAACGAGAGAGATTTTAGATGCACAAATAATCAACTTCAAGATGTTTTTCATTATCAACGGTGTTCTTCTTCTTtcgtttttttcttataatttttaggcAAACCTAATAAATGCAAAATTGAAATAAGTCTATTCAATGGATGGCATAGATTGTATTATGATATGCTAGCTTTAATGGGTAGGATTTGATTATATACAGAAATTGGGTGTCAATGTATTACATGTACAATGAATCACCAAATCATTCGTGGCAGTCGGATGTTGTGGATTTGCCACATCGATGTTCTTATATCCACAAATTTATGAACCCACAAAAGCTGtgttttttactctcttttttttcttgaaaaaaaacccCACTCTTTCTCTGCTGTGTGCTGCCCCTCGCTTTCAAATTCAGAGCTACCTTCATTGCACCGCCGTCAGCCTCCATATTTTCCATCAAAAAACTATCCGCGTTGTCAACTACATCCTATTTTGTAATGTTCCCATTCATTAACAATCGCAATCACAACCCATATCATCAatcctttttcaaaaaaatttatcatccaCACTTCTAATTGAAATCGCCACACCACACGAAGAAACCCATCTGTTATTAAAACAAACCCCAGCCTGTCCTGGTTAAATTTAAGAGATTCccgatttatttttcttggttgttTGAATTTAAGAGATTCCcagtaaaaatatttgtttatgttCGGTTCTTCCTTACCGTGGTTAGCAAAGGTGAACAGCCATGGCTTTTGGAAAGGAGTTTTGGCGAAGAAAGCATGAGCAGAGGAGGAGGCCGAGAAAGGGAGAGATGGTTTCGtgagttcctttttttttttttaaataaaagaaagaaagtagaaaTACGGGCCCGTATATTTTGCAAGTACGAATATTTACctggtagaaaaaataaagcaaggTCATTTCAGTTATTTCATATGTAAAAAATCGGTGAGGCTGCGCTAACAGTGACAAGAGCCATTCCCTtactaaaaataacttttaatttcataaatatattacaatCATACATGGACATAGTTGTGGAAAAGAGAAAGACAGCAACGCAGCCTATTTTTTGGCTGGTTATGTTGATGGCTTACCTtgacccatatatatatatatatatatatccttcgGCAAACTTATGGACTGAGAATCGACGCCTATTTTAGTATTTGCATCACAATAGCACTCTGTTGTGTGTTTGTATCTTACAGTTGCTGTTGGTTTTAGGACTTGATCTCCTCCAAACTTGCTTGGAGTGAAATCGAATGCTTGAGATCTCCAATGAAAAGATCATGTTCACCAATCGGAATTCTTCGAATTCCGAATCGGTCCACGACACTCAAGTGCTTACACACATGAACGTCAATCTTGACTCGTTGTTGAGACCCTGTTACTAAATGAACCTTCTCAAAGCCAATCAATTGCTTCTGTGTTGACCATTTTCCTCCCGGCGGACTAGAGAACACAAGAAGTGTGTGAGTTCCGTCCATATCTCCAGTGTTCTTCACATCAATGTGAACTCCTAACGCGAGTGCCTCGCAATTTGCGTGCGAGACCCTGATTGCGTTGCTTGCGCCTGTAGTGTTTCGCGAGACATGGAGACTTGCGAGTGGCACTGAAACTTCTCGTGGGGCTTGGACTAGAGAGTGAGCAAACGTGGTGAAGCTCATTCCATGGCCGAAGGGGAACACGACAGGCCCCTTGTAGAATCTGTAGGTTCTACCAGGATAACCCCTCGACGGGTCTGCTCTCATTCCCATGTTTGTCATCGGCACCTTTGCAAGGTAGTTGTGTGGATACCATGTCATTGGCAGCTTCCCTCCTGGAAAAACCAAATCACAAGCACATTAGCACTCATCTTGAATACTCTTACCAAATGGTCCTAGCTCAGCATTAATGTTCAATTAATTTGGAGATATatctaacacacacacacacacacctggATTAGCTGTTCCAAACAAAACATCAGCAATGGCAGCACCACCAGCTTGACCAGGATAACCAACCCACAGTATAGCACCGATACGAGGATCATTCTTAGCGAACGAGACATCAATTGGACCGCCACTCATCAGCACCAATATAGTTGGACCTCTTGATGCCCTAGCCACTCTCGATACAAGCTCTTGCTGGTATCCAGGTAAGAGAAGCCCTTTCCTGTCCCTAAATTCTGCTTCTATAGATTGATCAAGTCCCATTACAAGAACAGTTGCATCAGCATGCCTGGCCGCAATCTCTGCTGCATTAAATTGCTGGTTCCCATTGCAGAACACGTCATTGCATCCAGGGTGATGAACGGTCTTAGCATATCTACGAATCCCTTGAAGAGGAGTGGTGTAACCACATGCAACACCTGCATTACGAGGCAAAGATTAGATTTTCCTCTTCTAAGATGAACTTAAGATTTGATAAccgttaaaaaaaatgctttttctTGTGAACTGAACTTAAAAATTGATAGCCAATGAAATAAAATGCAACTCTTGGACATACCAGCATAATTTCCTATCATGGTAACAGTAACATCAGAATTGGGCCCAATTACTGCTACAGTTTGAAGGGTTCTTGACAAAGGCAAGGTCCGCCCGCGATTTTGAAGCAAAACAATGCCTTGTCGGGCCGCATGTAGGGCCAATTGTTGATGGGCTGGAGTGCAAACATCTCTCGGGCCCAAGTTTCCAAATGGCTGGGCCGATGGCTCTCCATCAAACATGCCGAGTCTCATTTGGACAGTTATTGTATTGGCCAAGGCCATGTTTACATCTTCTTCCTTTAGCAATCCTCCCCTTACAGCATTCTCAGTATGGATGGCCAAGAATGGGCCACAGTCCAGATCCAGGCCTGCTCTAATAGTGGCCGCAGCTGCTTCTTCTGGCGTGGCGGTGTAGTGTTGGGTATCAAATAGAACCCCAACAGAGTCACAGTCTGATACAATGTATCTGTTTAGGCCCATCAACATATTTAGATCAGAAGCCcatcaaaatcacaaaaccATTTACTACATAAGAATCCAGGACTCAAGGGAGGATGATGCAACTCACCCACTAAGGCCCCATTCACCACGTATGGTGTTCTTGAGGAGGTAAGGATCAGCACAGGTGGGCTTACCATTGACTTGATTGTAAGAGCACATTACGCTGGCCACTTTTCCTTCCACTACACAGGACTTGAATGGCACATTATACGTGTCTTCCAAATCTTGCTTGCTTACCTACACAGATCATCACAGAAAAATTAGGGCTCGTGAACGAACAAGAAAATTACTATTCTGATGCATGTACGACAAGACTGTTACGTTGCTTATAATGTTAGCAACGAAGATCTCAACGCAACAACAACGTCACATCCGTTTGATAATTCTAAGGATAGCACCTGTAGGTGAGCAAAAGCCTCATGTAAGAGTCATGACAACAATTTCAACTACAGATATCATTCAGTGCTGTCCTGGTCATGGAAGGAATACCGAATTCACGGCTAAGTTGTGCCCGTGATATTGGCTATGGTTGCTAAACAAAAGATTTAGCTCCACACTACTTTTACTCATGATCACATGAATAAACTGTTTTACCAATCGATCTCCCTGTTCCGTGCAAGCAATCTAGAAAACATTCTCACACCTTGCACATGGAAACTGTAAGTTCAATTAGCCGGATAACATGAACAACCCATTGAATCAAAGCTTGTCCTAATGAACATGAGGTGATTAGATGACAGATTCTGAGTAATTTTTGCGAATTATTAACAGCGAGGCACAGCTAAAAATGGCTTACTCTAGCATTGAAGTGGTACCGGTCCACTCCATTCCAATTATCAAGATCATAGGCAGTGTAGTGTTTGCAGCTGGCAGCAACTTTTAGTCTGATACCATTATTACCTTGAAGCCCTCTAACATAGCTGGCAGCATATTTTCCAGCTAAAACAGGGTCTTCACCGGGAGTTTCCTGCCCTCTACCCCACCTGGGATCGCGGAAGACATTAACATTTGGACTCCAATACGTCAAGCCAGCCATCCCTCCATTGTACATTGCCCTTGCTTCATCAGACACCACCTGAACGATAACATCTTATAATCATTAAATGATTTTCTGCAAAACCCTAAATGCTCAaatgattgatatatatattgtttttttattagataatttttcATTCTTAAAAGGATGATTAAATGTGGACCTTAAATATATAACCGTCTTTAATTGAGTCTCAACAAATCAATGCTCGGATTGAAATTTGCTTGCAATCTCGCTAACTATCAACGCTATATGATTAGCGCTAGCGACGGCATTTCTCAGCTCCACACGATTagtgataaaattaatatgtacaATGTGACAGTCGAAGGGAGAGAAGGCCAAAGAttccatattttaaaatttctaagaaaaaaaaaggtaaggtGAAGTGTGCATATGAGATCAGATATTCCCTTCTAGACGCGTGGGACCCAAAGCTAGTCTCATTGAATTGTGCAAGCAAGATTTTCGAAGGTGGCCACGGATGAGCAACGAAAAAGCATCCATTCACGTGTGATGGACCAAACTCATGCTAGAAAATTTGATTTGGACGTTTTAATTTAAGGTGCATCatgctttaaatattttataatcatgtttttttcttgttggtaTTGTTTGCAGTGGTTGATTTGAAGGATTTTCTAAGTAGAAAGTACGTATAAGTTCACTGATGGGGGGGAAAaggataagaaagaaagaaagaaaaccttgCCACAAGTGACACTTCACACCTCAATAACACGTTGATACTCTACAAAACGTgtaaaattaaatgttgttaTGAATTAAGACTAAGTTTAGCATCACGGTAGAGAGGGACAGGCTGAGGTTGGTGTCGTGGAGTTTTCTTGGACTAACTACAATGAATTGACTAGAGTgagtaaattgttttttctccaTCATTTTTAACCGAGGCCAAGTGAAGATTAGCTAGATCCTAGCGATTGGCTTCACTTTCTCCCCACTTACCTCTAGAACCACAGTGAATCAGAAGCAGCCTCTTAAACAATTTaacaccttttttttctatgtaactAGAAGCAAAAGCTGCGAAGAGACAGTAGTGCATTAATGGAGGGTCTCAAAACTTAAAAGTGGACCCAGGGGCTGTCGTGCGCACCAGGCATGGGGTGTGTAAGCTGCCCATGCTAGGTCACTCTCCCTTTACAACGGATGCGATAGTGGTAGCCAAAAATAGCTTTCGGTTTTTTTGTCTCGCCTCTTGTAATATCAATGCCATATTGGTGTGGCAGGCATCGAAACAAACTTTACTAGTAATTGTTAAAAAAGTAGCCGTAGAATattgttaaagaaaaagtagGAGTTAAATTAATCAATGCTTGTGCTTTTCTAAGCTAGCAAGTTTAAGGATCGGATTCGAGtcaatatttttgtttcgaAGGAAGAACATTTATTGGGGCCGAACACGCGTTGTTCTGGTGGTCATACACAAGAGATTAGGCTTTTGGATTGTGACCGAGGATGTGGATATGCTAATATTGGGGTCATGTTGTCAAGTAGTGTATCCCAAGTGGAAAGTAGAGTGAACGTccttataaaagaaatatagaCTTAATTTGGTTAAATTGTCAATCACTCTCTTGAATTtgagtgaaaaataaaactaatactGCCTTGAactaaaatttatcattttaagcAATATGATTTCATTGAGAAATTAATGGAAAAACCCATATGATTAAATCCTTCTAATTTCTCTCATTTGGTTGTTAGCAAAGATTTTTCTAAGTTGATAGAGAAAAGGATGTAGAAATCGAGGAGgatttttatggatattttcgttaatttttcaacaaaatcctAATGAAAATGACACATTCAAAAGactcaaaatataaaatcagtttttttttttttttagttcaagggATATTTGCTTTTTCACTAAAGTTCAGAGGgagatttttttaacaaaatggcCATAAACTACTTACACCAAGAAGCAATATAATAGTATAAGACAGACATGTatagtaaaagaagaaaaatttcaaggattCTCACCCGTCCGATTTCCTCCCACAAAGACTCATTGAAGGAAGCAGCAGTGGTGATAACCTGAGGGAAGGCAGTTGCCCCAGGAAAGGCCCCACCAAACTTGGTCCCTGGCCCCACATTGGACACGCCATGAAGAGCCTCAGACCACCATTCGTACCCTTGAATGCCAAGCCTAGGCACGGCAGCAGCGTTGTTGACCAACAGCCTAAT is part of the Populus alba chromosome 10, ASM523922v2, whole genome shotgun sequence genome and encodes:
- the LOC118046527 gene encoding putative beta-D-xylosidase → MADKINTLPFLLFLLCLSNHIVESREPFACDPRLGLTRSFKFCRVNLPIHVRVRDLIGRLTLQEKIRLLVNNAAAVPRLGIQGYEWWSEALHGVSNVGPGTKFGGAFPGATAFPQVITTAASFNESLWEEIGRVVSDEARAMYNGGMAGLTYWSPNVNVFRDPRWGRGQETPGEDPVLAGKYAASYVRGLQGNNGIRLKVAASCKHYTAYDLDNWNGVDRYHFNARVSKQDLEDTYNVPFKSCVVEGKVASVMCSYNQVNGKPTCADPYLLKNTIRGEWGLSGYIVSDCDSVGVLFDTQHYTATPEEAAAATIRAGLDLDCGPFLAIHTENAVRGGLLKEEDVNMALANTITVQMRLGMFDGEPSAQPFGNLGPRDVCTPAHQQLALHAARQGIVLLQNRGRTLPLSRTLQTVAVIGPNSDVTVTMIGNYAGVACGYTTPLQGIRRYAKTVHHPGCNDVFCNGNQQFNAAEIAARHADATVLVMGLDQSIEAEFRDRKGLLLPGYQQELVSRVARASRGPTILVLMSGGPIDVSFAKNDPRIGAILWVGYPGQAGGAAIADVLFGTANPGGKLPMTWYPHNYLAKVPMTNMGMRADPSRGYPGRTYRFYKGPVVFPFGHGMSFTTFAHSLVQAPREVSVPLASLHVSRNTTGASNAIRVSHANCEALALGVHIDVKNTGDMDGTHTLLVFSSPPGGKWSTQKQLIGFEKVHLVTGSQQRVKIDVHVCKHLSVVDRFGIRRIPIGEHDLFIGDLKHSISLQASLEEIKS